The nucleotide sequence ACTCTCTCTGAACTTGGTCACCATCTCTGAGTCTGTTCTGCTTACCTCTCAGGTACTGTGGCTCTTGAGAGAGCTGCATTGTTGGCCACCTGATCCTGGCTGGTCCCCAACCCTTCAGACCTGCTTCCTGGTAGTGGTCTGTGTATACAACATAAAATAGAGATAATTCAAAGCCCACCATGCTGGGCACGATTTCTGGGCACTCTTACTCATCTTTTCTTTACCATTTCAGATACACAGGCCTGTCCTGCTGCAGTCCAATCCCTGAGAGCACCCCTGTATAAACGTGGAACCTGGAGGAGCCTGAAAGCCCCTATGGGATGCAGGCAGGTGATGAGAAGAAATAGAGCACAACCTGTGTCTCGGGGCCCTCAGATTAAATGCTTCCAGTTTTACATGGACTTTACTTCACTTGATCCCTGGGCATAAGCAGTTTGTGTCCCATGCCCCCACTATCTCTGTCCCTGGTATGGCTGGACATAGCTCCATCCCATTAATGGAAAAGGAAGAACTGATGGGGAATGTGATAACTGGTGGCAGGTTTGGGTGTAGTGATGAGGAAATAGTGGTCTGCAAGATCCTGAAGAGTGAAAAAGTGAGTAGTGATTCACAGACTGGTCTTCACCCTACAGGGAGCTGGTAACCTATCAGGGGTCCTGTGGGAGGCCACTCTGAAGAGTAAAAGagctcagcagagctggcaggTCTCTAAGGACAGGATCTTCCAAGTCCATCCCCATAATCAGGTACACAAGTAGATGTACTGGGAGATGGGTTTGGCTAAACTGGGAATGAAACTCATGACTTGCTCCAGTGCGAAAAGGTGGTATGAAGGAGGTGGAAGCATGGACAGGCCATGAAGGAGAAATTTGGAAATGTTATCTGGGTTTGTAGGAACAacattaggaaagccaaagctcagttTGTTGAGATGTGCAAGGAACATCAGATCTTCTGTAACTATAGTTATACAAGTATTACTTTAGATATGGAAGATCTGATGTTCCTTGCACATCTCAACAAACTCCTTTAGTTGTAGAAGGTTGAAGAAGCGTTCACAAAGGCACCGCTGCAAATGATAGTTGACACAAAGCTGAGGGACTCCAatgcctttgcctcagtcttcaccaacaaggTCTCCCAGGCCACGTACCTGGAGGCAGGGTTCAAAGAGAGCAACTGGCTGTTGATGAGGGTCAGGGTGATTATTACTTGGAGAGCTGGGCCCATAACAATCTGCgagcccagagaggctgtgtcCAAGGGCGGTGGCTGATGTCCTTGCAAGGCCATGTGCAGCACCATGGGGGATGTTCCcaggcagaggcagaagcaggaggtggtggtggccaagaaggccaatggcatcctggcttgtgtcagcactagcgtggccagcagggacagggaagggatctcacccctggactcggcactggtgaggccgcccctcggtgagtgggttcagttttgggcccctcactccaaaaaggccattgaatgactcgagcgtgtccagagaagggcaacggagctggtgcagggtctggagcacaggtctgatggggagcggctgagggaactgggggggtttagtctggagaagaggaggctgaggggagacctcatggccctctacaactccctgaaaggagggtgcagagaggggggatgagtctcttgagccaaggaaccagtgccaggccaagagggaatggcctcaagctgcgccagggcagggtcagactggctcttaggaaggatttctttgcagaaggggctgttgggcgttggaatgggctgcccagggcagggggggagtccccatccctggaggggttgaagagtcgggttgagccagcgctgagggatctggtggagttgggaacggtcagggtgaggttcatggttggactgcaggagcttcaagggcttttccaacctggatgattgaGCAACAGGCAGCCCGGGCTGAGGGGGGCAAACCCTCCCCCATCGCCTCCCGTGATGGCGACCGCTGGGCGAGCGCAGAGCCCCGGGGTGGGGCGGCCCGTCCCGGGCGGAGGGAGCAGCGCGGGGCGCGGGCTGAGGACGGGGGGGCtgaggggcgcggggggggcgggacgggccttggccccgcccccgcgggctATAaggcgggcggtggcggcggcgcgaGCGGGTCCCGCCGGGGCGGCCATGGCGGCGCTGcgctgcctcctgctgctgctgtgcggCGCCGCGCTGGGGCCCGCCGTCCACCTCGACTTCGCCGAGCACCGCAGCCAGGCGGCCAAGATCAAGGTCAATCCCCGCGGCAACCTCTGGGCCACAGGtaccgggggagggggggacggggacgcgGCCGTGGGAGCGGGGCAGCGCAGGGCACGGCtccccgcgcccccggcccctccTCGGCACCCCCCGGCCTGCGGGGCAGGAGGAGAGCGGGGCAGGGCTGAGGCGACCTCCGCCCCTTGGTGACGGCTCCAGCATCTCCTCAGGCCCGGAGATCCCGGGGAAGTTTCCCCAAAGTCCCGTGCAGGACCTGGCATCTCCGGGTTTCTCCTCACTTTGTTGTACTCGGGTGGTTCAGGCGTGAGGTTCGCTCGGTGCGGCTCGTCGGCTGGTGTTGGCGTGAGGCGGCAGGTGACAGCCgcagcccctgcctcccccccggGGCTCGTGCGGACACACAAGGGCGTTGTGTTGCAGGTCACTTCATGGGGAAGAAGAGTGTCACGGGCTCCCCGCACCTGGCGTCGCCGGAGGAGCCTGCGGTGCCGATGGTCTTCGGTCCTTCTCTCAGAGCCTTGCTGGAGGACATGATGGAACTGCTTACCCGTGAGCTCCTGAAAATCCTCTTGCGAGAGAGACTTTTGGATGAGAACCAAGGAAAATATGACCTCACTGACCAGGTGAATATTGACTAAGATGGAGGGAGATGCTCAgagcagggaggtggtggagatgTTAATCTGCATCAGCCAACCTTGCTGGAGGCAGGAGCATCCGCACGGCTGCTAGAGGTGTATT is from Strix aluco isolate bStrAlu1 chromosome 12, bStrAlu1.hap1, whole genome shotgun sequence and encodes:
- the NMB gene encoding neuromedin-B, whose product is MAALRCLLLLLCGAALGPAVHLDFAEHRSQAAKIKVNPRGNLWATGHFMGKKSVTGSPHLASPEEPAVPMVFGPSLRALLEDMMELLTRELLKILLRERLLDENQGKYDLTDQETGLLTKVLEKYFSS